Proteins encoded by one window of Thermococcus sp. Bubb.Bath:
- a CDS encoding PfkB family carbohydrate kinase gives MKCLVIGHVVRDIVKKRGESIERLGGGAYYSALALSHFCNVEILTSFSELPESWISELESIGKLKVIPSENTTTYELTYLDGNRKELRLLGRASPIEELPSGNYDAVLINPVAGEVDPELVRRAVRRFPFVGADLQGFIRSTGQGEVSYGSFDGSTLEGLRVLHADVSEFDYLRNFSPNAVEVLLLSNGPEGGRAFMRGKEYSFHPIRVEVDESTGAGDVFLGAFAGFYLRCPFIQALKRAVAFTALFLARRSINLSMDEINKLAIKVGVKRV, from the coding sequence ATGAAGTGCCTTGTAATCGGCCACGTCGTCAGGGACATCGTGAAGAAACGTGGAGAGAGCATTGAAAGGCTTGGGGGTGGAGCCTACTACTCGGCCCTGGCCCTCTCCCACTTTTGCAACGTTGAGATACTGACATCCTTCTCGGAACTTCCAGAAAGCTGGATTTCGGAGCTTGAATCAATCGGAAAACTGAAAGTGATCCCATCGGAGAATACAACCACCTACGAGCTGACCTACCTCGACGGGAACCGGAAGGAGCTGAGACTGCTTGGGAGGGCTTCGCCCATTGAAGAACTACCCTCCGGTAATTACGACGCAGTTCTTATCAACCCCGTTGCCGGGGAGGTGGATCCAGAACTCGTAAGAAGGGCGGTGAGGAGGTTCCCCTTTGTAGGGGCAGACCTTCAGGGGTTCATACGCTCTACCGGACAGGGAGAGGTCTCATACGGGTCTTTTGATGGCTCAACGCTGGAGGGTTTGAGAGTCCTACACGCGGACGTTTCCGAGTTCGATTACCTAAGGAACTTCTCCCCGAACGCGGTTGAGGTGCTCCTGCTTTCAAACGGGCCTGAGGGGGGAAGGGCTTTCATGAGAGGGAAGGAGTACTCCTTCCATCCGATCCGAGTTGAAGTGGACGAGTCAACTGGAGCAGGTGACGTTTTCTTGGGCGCATTTGCGGGGTTCTACCTTAGATGTCCTTTCATTCAGGCCCTAAAACGGGCCGTTGCATTCACTGCCCTCTTCCTAGCG
- the gyaR gene encoding glyoxylate reductase: MKPKVFITRRIPENGIELLKEHFDVEVWEDEHEIPREVLLEQVRNVDALVTMLSERIDTEIFDAAPKLRIVANYAVGYDNVDIEEATKRGIYVTNTPNVLTNATADFAWTLLLATARRLVEADNFVRSGEWKRRGVAWHPLMYLGHDVYGKTIGIVGFGRIGQAIARRAKGFDMRILYNARSRKPDVEMELGAEFRSLEELLRESDFVVLAVPLTKETHHMINEEHLKLMKPTAILVNIARGKVVDTQALIKALKEGWIAGAGLDVFEEEPYYNEGLFSLKNVVLAPHIGSATYGAREGMAGLVARNLIAFKNGEVPPTLVNREVLNVKRPGFE; this comes from the coding sequence GTGAAGCCGAAGGTGTTCATCACGCGCAGGATTCCCGAGAACGGGATAGAGCTCTTGAAGGAGCACTTCGATGTCGAAGTCTGGGAGGACGAGCATGAGATACCGCGGGAAGTCCTCCTTGAGCAGGTGAGAAATGTTGACGCCCTCGTTACAATGTTGAGCGAGAGAATAGACACCGAGATATTCGACGCCGCCCCAAAACTAAGGATAGTGGCAAATTACGCCGTCGGCTACGACAACGTTGACATTGAAGAGGCGACCAAGCGCGGAATCTACGTCACCAACACGCCCAACGTCCTCACAAACGCTACCGCAGACTTCGCTTGGACTCTCCTCTTAGCCACCGCCAGGAGACTCGTTGAGGCGGACAACTTCGTCCGCTCTGGAGAGTGGAAGAGGCGCGGCGTGGCCTGGCACCCGCTTATGTACCTCGGCCATGACGTCTACGGCAAGACGATTGGGATAGTCGGCTTCGGAAGGATAGGCCAAGCGATAGCTAGGAGGGCAAAGGGATTTGACATGAGAATCCTCTACAACGCAAGGAGCAGAAAACCAGATGTCGAGATGGAGCTCGGAGCGGAGTTCAGATCCCTTGAAGAGCTTTTGAGGGAGAGTGACTTCGTTGTCCTAGCAGTTCCTCTCACGAAAGAAACCCACCACATGATAAACGAGGAGCACTTGAAGCTCATGAAGCCGACGGCAATTCTGGTCAACATAGCGCGCGGCAAGGTTGTGGACACCCAGGCACTCATCAAGGCCCTCAAAGAGGGTTGGATCGCAGGTGCCGGCCTGGATGTCTTCGAGGAGGAGCCATACTACAACGAGGGGCTATTCAGCCTTAAGAACGTCGTTCTGGCACCACACATAGGGAGCGCCACCTACGGAGCGAGGGAGGGAATGGCAGGGCTCGTTGCAAGGAACCTCATAGCCTTCAAGAACGGAGAAGTCCCACCAACCCTTGTGAACAGGGAAGTCTTGAACGTCAAAAGGCCGGGGTTTGAGTGA
- the rlmD gene encoding 23S rRNA (uracil(1939)-C(5))-methyltransferase RlmD, with the protein MKVTGEIMGISENGLGVLKYEDREFYVPFAYPGDVVSVKKAKRRFGRKIATDFGLIEESPLRQRPRCVHFGRCGGCLWQGLKYKEQLLLKAGAFERITGISAEIKGSPRIWSFRNVSNFIATTSGIGLKEYGNPLGVVGLTECPVFSKKTPKYLDALKGFLSETSLKPWDLRRKTGEVHYLQVKEGKFTGDVMVNLIAHVKPSGGVLEVFKGYFSFADSLYWSVKENERDDPRGDAQLVAGEPYIRERVEDVTYLIRPNSFFQTNSYALHILLKAVEGFTEGEKVLDLYAGVGTFGIYLAKRGFEVEGVEVNPFAVEVANKNAELNGAGARFMVGKAEETPIGEYDTVIVDPPRKGLNEAGELLVKSGVENVVYVSCNPRAFKLDYENHLKKTYRVEDTVLIDMFPHTPHVEAAVKLKKKW; encoded by the coding sequence ATGAAGGTCACTGGAGAGATCATGGGAATAAGCGAGAACGGTCTTGGAGTTCTAAAATACGAAGACAGGGAGTTTTATGTCCCCTTCGCATATCCTGGAGACGTTGTCAGCGTCAAGAAGGCAAAGCGCCGATTCGGCAGAAAAATCGCAACCGATTTTGGCCTCATTGAGGAATCTCCTCTTCGTCAGAGGCCCAGGTGCGTTCATTTTGGAAGATGCGGCGGCTGTCTCTGGCAGGGGTTGAAGTATAAGGAACAGCTCCTGCTCAAGGCCGGGGCTTTTGAGAGGATAACTGGGATAAGCGCCGAGATTAAGGGCTCGCCCAGGATATGGAGCTTTCGCAACGTGAGCAACTTCATAGCAACCACCTCTGGAATTGGGCTGAAAGAGTACGGCAATCCTCTCGGGGTGGTAGGGCTAACAGAGTGCCCAGTCTTTTCAAAGAAGACACCCAAATATTTGGATGCTCTGAAGGGCTTCCTCAGCGAGACCAGTCTTAAACCGTGGGATCTAAGGAGAAAAACCGGCGAAGTCCACTATCTGCAAGTGAAGGAGGGCAAGTTCACGGGAGATGTTATGGTAAACCTCATCGCCCACGTGAAGCCATCTGGGGGAGTTCTTGAGGTGTTTAAGGGCTATTTCTCCTTTGCCGACTCCCTCTACTGGAGCGTTAAGGAGAATGAGAGGGACGATCCGCGCGGCGATGCCCAACTCGTGGCTGGAGAGCCTTACATCCGCGAGCGGGTTGAGGACGTTACTTACCTCATCCGCCCCAACAGCTTCTTCCAGACCAACAGCTACGCTTTACATATCCTTTTGAAGGCTGTGGAGGGCTTTACGGAAGGTGAGAAGGTTCTCGACCTCTACGCCGGCGTCGGGACATTTGGCATTTATCTCGCGAAGAGGGGCTTCGAGGTTGAAGGCGTCGAAGTCAACCCCTTCGCGGTGGAGGTGGCTAACAAGAACGCTGAGCTCAACGGCGCCGGGGCTAGATTTATGGTGGGAAAGGCAGAGGAGACGCCGATAGGAGAGTACGACACCGTGATAGTTGACCCGCCGCGTAAGGGGCTGAATGAGGCCGGAGAGCTGCTCGTTAAAAGCGGAGTTGAGAACGTGGTTTACGTCTCCTGCAACCCAAGGGCCTTCAAGCTCGACTACGAGAACCACCTGAAGAAGACCTACCGTGTCGAGGATACCGTCCTCATCGACATGTTCCCCCACACGCCGCACGTTGAGGCAGCAGTAAAACTGAAGAAGAAATGGTAG
- the infB gene encoding translation initiation factor IF-2 has translation MAKRIRQPIIAVLGHVDHGKTTLLDKIRHTNVASNEAGGITQHIGATEVPIETVRTLAGPLIKLWKGEIKLPGLLFIDTPGHEAFTSLRARGGSLADLAVLIVDINEGFQPQTIESIEILRKNRTPFIVAANKIDRIKGWKVKEDEPFLVNIKKQDQGAQQELETKLWELIGKFYEMGFNANRFDRVQDFTRELAIVPISAKYGIGVPELLVLIAGLSQKYLEEKLKIEVEGPARGTILEVREELGLGTTIDVIIYDGTLRKDDTIVVGGKDKAIVTKIRALLKPKPLDEIRDPRFRFDQVDEVVAAAGIKVAAPGLEEALAGSPVIAARSEEEIEKAKEEILSQIQSVVISTGKVGVIVKADTLGSLEALSKELGEKNIPIRKADVGNISKTDVMEALSVKEEEPKYGVVLGFNVKVNEDAEEVANAKGVPIFVGNIIYKLIEDYEAWVKEEEEKRKRELLKNVTFPGVIRLYPDERYVFRRSHPAIVGVEVVEGRIKPGVVLIKQNGQKVGVIKSIKNKNDFVQEAKKGDAVAVAIEGAMVGRHIHPGETLYVDLSKNDVVLLAKQLKNELDETDIKALKMTAKVKAQQDPFWKAV, from the coding sequence ATGGCGAAGAGGATTAGACAGCCCATCATCGCGGTTCTCGGCCACGTGGATCACGGCAAGACTACCTTGCTTGATAAGATAAGACATACTAATGTAGCAAGTAATGAAGCGGGAGGAATAACCCAGCACATAGGGGCCACTGAGGTTCCGATAGAGACCGTTCGGACCCTTGCCGGGCCGCTCATCAAGCTCTGGAAGGGAGAGATAAAGCTTCCCGGACTGCTATTCATAGATACCCCCGGTCACGAGGCATTCACGAGCCTCAGGGCTAGGGGAGGGAGCCTCGCCGACCTCGCGGTTCTCATCGTGGACATCAACGAGGGCTTTCAGCCGCAGACGATAGAGAGCATCGAGATACTCAGAAAGAACAGGACACCCTTCATAGTCGCCGCAAACAAGATAGACAGGATAAAGGGCTGGAAGGTCAAGGAGGACGAGCCCTTCCTCGTCAACATCAAGAAGCAGGACCAGGGAGCACAGCAAGAACTCGAAACCAAGCTCTGGGAGCTCATCGGGAAGTTCTACGAGATGGGCTTCAACGCCAACCGCTTCGACCGCGTCCAGGACTTTACACGCGAGCTGGCGATAGTGCCGATTTCCGCCAAGTACGGCATCGGTGTTCCAGAACTGCTGGTTCTCATAGCTGGCCTTTCACAGAAGTACCTCGAGGAGAAGCTTAAGATAGAGGTGGAGGGCCCCGCGCGCGGCACCATTCTCGAAGTTCGCGAGGAGCTCGGACTCGGAACCACGATAGACGTCATCATCTATGACGGAACCCTCAGGAAAGACGACACCATAGTTGTCGGCGGGAAGGACAAGGCGATAGTGACCAAAATCCGCGCCCTGCTCAAGCCCAAGCCCCTCGACGAGATAAGGGACCCAAGGTTCCGCTTTGACCAGGTGGATGAAGTGGTTGCAGCGGCAGGTATCAAGGTAGCCGCGCCCGGCCTGGAAGAGGCCCTTGCAGGTTCTCCGGTCATAGCGGCCCGCTCCGAGGAGGAGATTGAGAAGGCCAAAGAGGAGATACTCAGCCAGATACAGAGCGTCGTCATAAGCACCGGAAAGGTCGGCGTCATCGTCAAGGCCGACACCCTTGGAAGCCTTGAGGCCCTCAGCAAGGAGCTCGGAGAGAAGAACATCCCAATAAGGAAGGCCGACGTCGGCAACATCAGCAAGACGGACGTTATGGAGGCCCTGAGCGTCAAAGAGGAGGAGCCGAAGTACGGCGTCGTCCTCGGCTTCAACGTCAAGGTCAACGAGGACGCTGAGGAGGTTGCGAACGCCAAGGGCGTGCCCATCTTCGTCGGCAACATCATCTACAAGCTCATAGAGGACTACGAGGCCTGGGTCAAAGAGGAGGAAGAGAAGAGGAAGCGCGAGCTCCTCAAGAACGTCACCTTCCCCGGTGTCATCAGGCTCTACCCAGATGAGCGCTACGTCTTCAGGAGGAGCCACCCTGCCATAGTGGGGGTTGAGGTCGTGGAAGGTAGAATAAAGCCCGGTGTTGTCCTCATCAAGCAGAACGGCCAGAAGGTCGGCGTCATCAAGTCGATAAAGAACAAGAACGACTTCGTCCAGGAGGCGAAGAAGGGCGACGCGGTCGCGGTTGCTATAGAAGGAGCGATGGTGGGCAGACACATCCACCCAGGCGAAACCCTCTACGTGGATTTGAGCAAGAACGACGTCGTTCTGCTGGCGAAGCAGCTCAAGAACGAGCTCGACGAGACCGACATAAAAGCCCTGAAGATGACTGCGAAGGTGAAGGCCCAGCAGGATCCGTTCTGGAAGGCCGTTTGA
- the ndk gene encoding nucleoside-diphosphate kinase translates to MAENRIERTLVILKPDAVVRGLMGEIISRFEKRGLKIVGMKMIWITRELAEKHYEEHKGKPFFEPLIDYITKAPSVVMVVEGRYAISVVRKMCGATDPKDAEPGSIRGDYGLDIGDSIYNVVHASDSPESAEREINLYFRPEELFEYCKAADWFYHTHAKAKKEYMDEMDCLER, encoded by the coding sequence ATGGCAGAGAACAGGATAGAGAGAACCCTCGTTATTCTAAAGCCCGATGCCGTCGTCAGGGGCCTCATGGGAGAGATAATCTCCAGGTTTGAGAAGCGCGGCCTTAAGATCGTCGGAATGAAGATGATATGGATAACGAGGGAGCTGGCAGAGAAGCACTATGAGGAGCACAAGGGCAAGCCCTTCTTCGAGCCGCTCATAGACTACATAACAAAGGCCCCCAGCGTCGTCATGGTCGTTGAAGGAAGATACGCCATAAGCGTCGTCAGAAAGATGTGCGGTGCCACCGACCCAAAGGACGCTGAGCCTGGAAGCATACGCGGTGACTACGGCCTCGACATAGGCGACTCGATATACAACGTCGTCCACGCCTCCGACAGCCCGGAGAGCGCCGAGAGGGAGATAAACCTCTACTTCAGGCCGGAAGAGCTCTTCGAGTACTGCAAGGCCGCCGACTGGTTCTACCACACCCACGCGAAGGCAAAGAAAGAGTACATGGACGAAATGGACTGCTTAGAGCGCTAA